In the genome of Capra hircus breed San Clemente chromosome 5, ASM170441v1, whole genome shotgun sequence, one region contains:
- the PTHLH gene encoding parathyroid hormone-related protein isoform X1, which produces MLWKLVQQWSVAVFLLSYSVPSCGRSVEELGRRLKRAVSEHQLLHDKGKSIQDLRRRFFLHHLIAEIHTAEIRATSEVSPNSKPAPNTKNHPVRFGSDDEGKYLTQETNKVETYKEQPLKTPGKKKKSKPGKRKEQEKKKRRTRSAWLTSGVPGTGLEEDYLSDISATTLELNSRRH; this is translated from the exons ATGCTGTGGAAGCTAGTTCAGCAATGGAGCGTCGCGGTGTTCCTGCTGAGCTACTCGGTGCCCTCCTGCGGGCGCTCCGTGGAGGAGCTCGGCCGCCGACT CAAAAGGGCTGTGTCTGAGCACCAGCTCCTCCATGACAAGGGGAAGTCCATCCAAGACTTACGGCGTCGGTTCTTCCTCCACCATCTGATCGCGGAAATCCACACAGCCGAAATCAGAGCTACCTCGGAGGTGTCCCCCAACTCCAAGCCTGCTCCCAACACCAAGAACCACCCCGTCCGATTTGGGTCTGATGATGAGGGCAAATACCTGACTCAGGAAACTAACAAGGTGGAGACATACAAAGAGCAGCCACTGAAGACGCccggcaagaaaaagaaaagcaagcctGGAAAACGcaaggagcaggagaagaagaaaCGGCGAACTCGGTCTGCCTGGCTGACCTCGGGCGTGCCTGGGACTGGGCTGGAAGAGGACTACCTATCTGACATCTCCGCAACAACGCTGGAGCTCAACTCACG GAGGCATTGA